CGGCAATTTTTTCAGGTAATGCAGGGCCTGAGTGTTTCAATTTGTAAGGATTTCGTGTGCCAGAGATACAAAAACGCCCGCATTGGGCGGGCGTTTTTGCTGCAGCTGTTACCAGCTACAGTATGACCGTCAAACAACTTGTTTGATCAGGCCAGGTTCTCATTCACGAAATCCCAGTTGACCAGGTTCCAGAACGCTTCCAGATAGTTCGGACGGGAATTGCGGTAATCGATGTAGTACGCGTGCTCCCATACGTCGACGGTCAGTACAGGCTTGTCCGCGCCGGTGAGCGGGGTTTCTGCGTTGCTGGTGTTGGCAATGGCGACACTGCCGTCCGCCTTCTTCACAAGCCAGGTCCAGCCTGAGCCGAAGTTGTTGGCGGCCTTGTCGTTGAACTCCTTCTTGAAGTCTTCAAACGAACCAAACGCCTTCTCGATGGCGTCTTTGGCGGCACCTGTCGGCTCGCCACCGCCGTTCGGGCTCAGGCAGTGCCAGTAGAAGGTATGGTTCCATACCTGAGCCGCGTTGTTGAACAGCGGGCCGCTGGCGCTTTTGATGATGTCTTCGAGAGACTTGCTGGCGTTGTCAGTACCTTCAACCAGGCCATTCAGCTTGGTTACATAGGTGTTGTGATGCTTGCCGTAATGATACTCAAGGGTTTCCTGGGAAATGTGCGGTTCCAGAGCGTTCTTTTCGTAAGGCAGTGCGGGAAGTTCAAATGCCATGAGGTCGTTCTCCCTGTCTCTCTGTTTATGTGGATGTACACTTGGCCAATATAAGGGCGATTTGAGCTATATCAACCCTTTGCTGTCAAAGAGCTTTTAAACTCGGGGCTGCCGGGCAGGAACTGGGCACAGTTCCGGACCCGCCATACCAGTTCCTCGTAGCTGTCCGCCAGTATGTTTACGTGGCCGAGTTTGCGGCCCGGGCGCTCCCCTTTATTGTAAAGGTGGAGATGAGCGTAGGGCAGTTCAAGGATGCGTTCAATGTCGCCATGCTCCCCGATAATGTTGATCATGCAGCTCACCCCACGGGGCTCAACGTTGCCAAGATGATGGCCGCTGACCGCCCGGATGTGATTCTCGAACTGGCTGGTCATTGCGCCTTCGATGGTCCAGTGCCCTGAGTTGTGAACTCGAGGCGCCATCTCGTTGGCAACAAGCCCGTCGGCAGTTTCGAATAGCTCGAGAGTTAATACGCCAACATAATCCAATTCGTTCAATAGTGCCCTGATGTAGCGTTCCGCATCGTCCTGAATGTGCCTCTCAAGGCCGGGTGCAGGCGCGATCGAGTATCGCAGAATGCCTTCGTGATGCGTATTCTCCGCCATTGGGTAGAACGCCAGGTCCCCGTCTTCCGACCGGACGGCGATCATGGACACTTCGCGCCGGAACTCAACGAACTTTTCGACAATGAGTCTCGGGTGACCAATGGAATCCCAGGCGGCTTTTGCCTCTTCGGGAGTTTTCAGAACTGCCTGGCCCTTGCCGTCGTAGCCTTCGGTGTTGGATTTTGCGACCACCGGGCAGCCGAGTTCCTCGGCTGCGTTCTTCAGGGCTTCCGCGCTGTCCGCAATTCTCCAGTCGGGCGTGGGTATGCCCAGTTGGCCAAACAGGGTTTTCTCTGCTTCCCGGTTCTGGCAAACCTTCAAGGCGCGGGGGCAGGGATGAACCGGCTTTTCTTTTGCGAGCTTCTCGGCAACTTCGACCGGCAGGTGTTCGAACTCGTAGGTGACGCGGTCTACCCGTGAGAGAAAGTCATCCAGGTACTGGCCTTCCCGATCGATAATGACTTCTCCCAGGCCGGCGCTTGGGCTGCCTGACATGTCATAGAAAACGAAGGTCTTGGCCAGTGGATAGCCCGAGAGGGCTAGCATGCGCCCGAGTTGACCGGCGCCTAGTACACCAATTCTCATGTGTGTTCTCCTGCAGTCGTTCGGCATCCGAAACTGTCAGTGTGAGCGGATTGAGTTCACTGATCGCTGGGATCCGGGTTGTCCAGGATCGTTTGCGTCTGTGTTTCGCGGAATTCATCAACCGCTTTGCGCACATTATCATCGGATGTGCCGATAATCTGGGCTGCCAGCAGACCCGCGTTAGTCGCGCCGGCTTTGCCAATTGCCAGCGTGCCTACCGCAATACCGCCGGGCATCTGGACAATCGAAAGCAGGGAATCGAGACCGTTGAGCGCTTTGGACTGCACCGGAACGCCCAGCACTGGCAGGGAGGTCTGTGATGCAACCATGCCTGGCAGGTGAGCAGCTCCGCCGGCACCGGCGATGATGACCTTCAGGCCGCGGGCAGAGGCGGTCTTTGCGTAGTCAAATAGCAGATCCGGAGTGCGATGGGCAGAGACGACTTTGGTTTCATAGGGCACGCCGAGCTTTTCGAGCATATGAGCGGCGTGTTCCATGGTGGGCCAGTCGGATTTGGAGCCCATGATGAGTCCTACAAGCGGCTGCATAAGCAACTGTCCTGTGATAATTGGAAAGCCGGCCATTGTATGTTTTGGCTACTCGCCATGCAACAAAGGCCACTTCTGGCGGGCTTTGGGTCTGAAGAAGGGGTTCTTGACCGGCCCGTCATTTCACTCAGTTTATAAGTGCATGTATTATCAGCTCCTGAGGTTAATCCCGTCCATATCCAGGAGCTGTAATGGAACCCATCCGTCCAGACGACGATGAATTGAGAGCCGAGGCGCCGATCGGTAGTGCGGAACGAAAGAGGCCTGCAGAGCCCAGGCCACAACCTTCATCTGGTGGAGGGCAGGAAAAGCCGCCGAAGCCTACAAAGCGGGCCAAGGGTGACGGAGGCAAAGGGAGCGGTCGGGGGAGCCTCTCCCTGTTGTGGCTGCTGCTGATCGGGCTTGCCTGTGCGGCGGTTGCCGGCTGGTACTCGCAGAATCAACGGATTCAGGCACTGGAAAGCCAGCTTGAAGAGGCAGACTACTGGGCGCGCCAAAGCAAGCTGGCCCTGGCCAGGTTCCAGGGAGAGTTGTCTGAGACCGGCGAGAGTCTGCAAGAGCGGGGAGCCTCGTTGTCAGACCAGATTGCCGCCAACACAAAGCAGCTGGAAACCGTCAACAGTGAGATCGGCAAATTGTGGGTTGTTTCCAACGAGCGGAACAAGGCCCGGCTGAATGACCACCAGGAGCGCCTGACCGCGGTTGAAAAGGGGCTCGCGGAAGACAGCAAGGCATTGGCCGCGATGGAAACTTCCATGAATCAAATGAGGTCCTCTTTCACGGATGATCTGGCGGCTCTGAAAGATCAAACGCAAACATCGATTGTGTCGTTGCAGGACGCGAACCGGCAGGCAACAGAGCAGTTGACAGCCCTGAGCCAGGAAATTGCTGGCGTGGACCAGATTGTAGAGAGCAGAATCCGTCGGTTTGAACAGGAGCAAAAACTTGGGATCAGCGGTATGGAGGGACGGATTACCGCCCTCGAGAAAGAAACCGATTC
This Marinobacter salinus DNA region includes the following protein-coding sequences:
- the sodB gene encoding superoxide dismutase [Fe] is translated as MAFELPALPYEKNALEPHISQETLEYHYGKHHNTYVTKLNGLVEGTDNASKSLEDIIKSASGPLFNNAAQVWNHTFYWHCLSPNGGGEPTGAAKDAIEKAFGSFEDFKKEFNDKAANNFGSGWTWLVKKADGSVAIANTSNAETPLTGADKPVLTVDVWEHAYYIDYRNSRPNYLEAFWNLVNWDFVNENLA
- a CDS encoding 5-(carboxyamino)imidazole ribonucleotide synthase, which gives rise to MRIGVLGAGQLGRMLALSGYPLAKTFVFYDMSGSPSAGLGEVIIDREGQYLDDFLSRVDRVTYEFEHLPVEVAEKLAKEKPVHPCPRALKVCQNREAEKTLFGQLGIPTPDWRIADSAEALKNAAEELGCPVVAKSNTEGYDGKGQAVLKTPEEAKAAWDSIGHPRLIVEKFVEFRREVSMIAVRSEDGDLAFYPMAENTHHEGILRYSIAPAPGLERHIQDDAERYIRALLNELDYVGVLTLELFETADGLVANEMAPRVHNSGHWTIEGAMTSQFENHIRAVSGHHLGNVEPRGVSCMINIIGEHGDIERILELPYAHLHLYNKGERPGRKLGHVNILADSYEELVWRVRNCAQFLPGSPEFKSSLTAKG
- the purE gene encoding 5-(carboxyamino)imidazole ribonucleotide mutase encodes the protein MQPLVGLIMGSKSDWPTMEHAAHMLEKLGVPYETKVVSAHRTPDLLFDYAKTASARGLKVIIAGAGGAAHLPGMVASQTSLPVLGVPVQSKALNGLDSLLSIVQMPGGIAVGTLAIGKAGATNAGLLAAQIIGTSDDNVRKAVDEFRETQTQTILDNPDPSDQ